A DNA window from Candidatus Roseilinea sp. contains the following coding sequences:
- a CDS encoding butyryl-CoA dehydrogenase, which yields MADTSDRLTGARLVERMTEREREHARRVEQVLPVLRANAEQADREARFQMDNLRAIRDAGLLGLIVPERYGGLGGTLRDLCAATFAMGTACPSTALAYFFHCTSASRGLLPLEAIEAGLYTPEEVPVVRAFAEKLLRKMGEQRMWLANFASESGKTEGANVTISTEATPVAGGWRLNGVKSFGCATGVADEYLVTAKLAGSADVDGLALFFVPRDAEGVSPRAPWQPIGMRATATDGIVLKEVFVPSDEALTIPGAFARATQMSRGTWVGNQVAIAAVYLGIAQACYDHTIQALLDFKFQDTGRSIATSPMHQELISHMAVDLETGYLWLRRQLELETAEPPLKPKAEVARQWRMCKGQVCEAAFRVAVNAFKASGTSGSANSGVVARALRDLSMGLVQAFPAERGRLEVARMIVEGSGYRGLDVKR from the coding sequence ATGGCTGACACATCGGATCGCTTGACCGGTGCGCGGTTGGTCGAGCGCATGACCGAACGCGAACGCGAGCACGCGCGCCGCGTGGAGCAGGTGTTGCCGGTGCTGCGCGCCAATGCCGAGCAGGCCGACCGCGAGGCGCGCTTCCAAATGGATAACCTGCGCGCGATTCGCGACGCCGGCTTGCTCGGCCTGATCGTGCCGGAGCGTTACGGCGGGTTGGGCGGCACGCTGCGCGACCTGTGCGCCGCTACCTTCGCCATGGGCACGGCCTGCCCCTCGACCGCGCTGGCCTATTTCTTTCACTGCACCAGCGCCTCGCGCGGGTTGTTGCCGCTGGAGGCCATCGAAGCCGGCCTATACACGCCTGAAGAGGTGCCGGTGGTGCGCGCGTTTGCCGAAAAGCTGCTGCGCAAGATGGGCGAGCAGCGCATGTGGCTGGCCAATTTCGCTAGCGAGAGCGGCAAGACCGAAGGCGCCAACGTCACCATTTCGACCGAGGCGACGCCGGTAGCGGGCGGCTGGCGGCTGAACGGCGTCAAGTCGTTCGGTTGCGCCACCGGCGTGGCCGACGAATACCTGGTCACGGCGAAGTTGGCCGGCAGCGCCGACGTGGACGGCTTGGCGCTGTTCTTCGTCCCGCGCGACGCCGAGGGCGTGTCGCCGCGCGCGCCGTGGCAGCCCATCGGCATGCGCGCCACCGCCACCGATGGCATCGTCCTCAAGGAGGTGTTCGTGCCGTCGGATGAGGCGTTGACCATCCCTGGCGCGTTTGCCCGCGCTACGCAGATGTCGCGCGGCACTTGGGTGGGCAACCAAGTCGCCATCGCGGCGGTCTATCTGGGGATTGCACAGGCTTGCTACGACCACACTATCCAGGCGTTGCTTGACTTCAAATTCCAGGACACCGGCCGCAGCATCGCCACCAGCCCGATGCACCAGGAACTCATCAGCCACATGGCGGTGGACCTCGAGACCGGCTACCTATGGTTGCGCCGGCAGTTGGAGCTGGAGACAGCCGAACCGCCGCTCAAGCCGAAAGCCGAAGTCGCCAGGCAGTGGCGCATGTGCAAGGGGCAAGTGTGCGAGGCGGCTTTCCGCGTGGCCGTAAACGCCTTCAAAGCGAGCGGCACCAGCGGCAGCGCCAACAGCGGCGTGGTGGCCCGGGCGTTGCGCGACTTGAGTATGGGGCTGGTGCAGGCCTTTCCCGCCGAGCGCGGCCGCTTGGAAGTGGCCCGGATGATCGTCGAGGGAAGCGGGTACCGCGGACTGGACGTGAAGCGATGA
- a CDS encoding dihydropyrimidinase yields MAQLDLIIKNARVVRPNATDIQPMDIGIADGRIAALAPTLAAEAAQTFDAAGLLAFPGAIDAHTHIGIYVPPHEDALTESAAAVSGGVTTLITYARTGSLYLNRGGSWREFYPELLRQSEGRYYTDYGYHMSPIEGRQIAEMEYMLCEGGAPNFGEVFMFYGLHGLHGRSDAQAQWLMLGEGDHYDLAHFDFICREAARLQRAYPQWAPYIQVSFHCETPELLRAYEARVQRDADMRRRPPLQQYSAARPPHSEAVAIGIVGALAHAAGLSQVNILHITSRQAMEAALRVRDSYPEVTFGLEATAGHLLLDDCAPCGVWGKVNPPLRSREDVECLWAHVLNGAIHWLVTDHANCPCAMKVDPADPDDVWKAKAGFGGTEYLLPGIFSEGTKRGLSPNRVAALVSWNPSRRFGLLRKGDVAAGFDADIALLDPNEAWTIRAADSFSAQGYTPFEGIRVRGRVKHTFVRGQHVFSEGRIVGQPVGRYVRRPM; encoded by the coding sequence ATGGCACAGCTCGATTTGATCATCAAGAATGCGCGCGTGGTTCGCCCCAACGCGACCGACATCCAGCCCATGGACATCGGCATCGCCGACGGCCGGATCGCCGCGCTGGCGCCGACCCTTGCCGCGGAGGCTGCGCAGACCTTCGACGCGGCCGGTTTGCTGGCCTTCCCTGGGGCCATTGACGCGCATACCCACATCGGCATCTATGTCCCGCCCCACGAGGACGCGCTCACCGAATCGGCGGCCGCCGTCAGCGGCGGCGTGACCACGTTGATCACCTATGCGCGCACCGGCAGCCTCTACCTGAATCGCGGCGGGTCGTGGCGCGAGTTTTACCCGGAGCTGCTGCGCCAAAGCGAAGGACGCTACTACACCGACTATGGCTATCACATGTCGCCCATCGAGGGGCGGCAGATCGCCGAGATGGAATATATGCTGTGCGAGGGCGGCGCGCCCAACTTCGGCGAGGTGTTCATGTTCTATGGCCTGCATGGCCTACACGGCCGCAGCGATGCGCAGGCCCAGTGGCTCATGCTCGGCGAAGGCGACCATTACGACCTGGCCCATTTCGATTTCATTTGTCGCGAGGCGGCCCGCTTGCAGCGTGCGTATCCTCAATGGGCGCCTTACATCCAGGTCAGCTTTCACTGCGAGACGCCGGAGCTGCTGCGCGCGTATGAGGCCCGCGTCCAACGCGACGCCGATATGCGGCGTCGCCCCCCTCTGCAGCAATACAGCGCCGCCCGGCCGCCGCACAGTGAGGCCGTCGCCATCGGCATCGTGGGCGCCCTGGCCCACGCCGCCGGCTTGAGCCAGGTCAACATTTTGCACATCACGTCGCGTCAGGCCATGGAGGCCGCGCTGCGCGTCCGCGATAGCTATCCCGAGGTGACGTTTGGCCTGGAGGCGACCGCCGGCCATCTGCTCCTAGACGATTGCGCGCCATGCGGCGTGTGGGGCAAGGTCAACCCGCCCCTGCGCTCGCGCGAAGATGTGGAGTGTCTGTGGGCGCACGTGCTGAACGGCGCCATCCACTGGCTGGTGACCGATCACGCCAACTGCCCGTGCGCGATGAAGGTGGACCCGGCCGATCCCGACGACGTCTGGAAGGCCAAAGCCGGTTTCGGCGGCACCGAATACTTGCTGCCGGGCATCTTCAGCGAGGGGACGAAACGCGGCCTCTCGCCGAACCGCGTGGCTGCGTTGGTGAGTTGGAATCCATCGCGTCGCTTCGGCCTATTGCGCAAGGGCGACGTCGCCGCGGGCTTTGATGCGGATATTGCGCTGCTCGATCCAAATGAGGCATGGACGATTCGTGCCGCCGATTCGTTCTCGGCGCAGGGTTATACGCCGTTCGAGGGGATTCGGGTGCGGGGCCGCGTGAAGCATACCTTCGTGCGCGGCCAGCATGTGTTCAGTGAGGGTCGGATCGTCGGGCAGCCGGTTGGTCGGTATGTCCGGCGGCCCATGTAA
- a CDS encoding CoA transferase, whose amino-acid sequence MSLLSFANLKVIEFSHAILGPSCGLILADLGMDVLKIEPVEGDPTRALKGFGVGYFPMFNRNKKSLALNLKSDAGRAIVLKLAEQADVLLENYAPGTMDRLGLGYETLSQLNPRLIYCALKGYLPGPYEKRVALDEVVQMQSGIAYMTGPVGQPLRAGVSVVDVLAGAFSALGVLAALRERDRTGRGQLVRGGLFESAAYLVGQHMVYQPLLGEPIPPMPGKPRSWAIYQPFETRDGDLVFVGVTSDKHWQRFCEVFNRPDLLADESLATNNQRYHAFERLTADLTAMFKQMSTSEVLAGCERAEIPFAPVARPEDLLEDPHLLAAGALWRVQVGEAVSCNLPALPLAFSSGRLELRRQPPRVGEHSAEVLRALGYTDAEIAQLKRAGVIGGCE is encoded by the coding sequence ATGTCTCTCTTATCCTTCGCAAATCTCAAGGTCATCGAATTCAGCCATGCCATCCTCGGCCCGTCCTGCGGCCTGATCCTGGCGGACCTCGGCATGGACGTGCTCAAAATCGAGCCGGTCGAGGGCGATCCGACGCGCGCGCTCAAAGGCTTTGGGGTGGGTTACTTCCCCATGTTCAATCGCAACAAGAAGAGCCTGGCGTTGAACCTGAAGAGCGACGCCGGCCGGGCGATTGTGCTGAAATTGGCCGAGCAGGCCGACGTGTTGCTGGAGAACTACGCCCCGGGGACGATGGACCGCCTGGGGCTGGGCTACGAGACGCTATCGCAGCTTAACCCGCGCCTGATTTACTGCGCGCTCAAGGGCTATTTGCCCGGCCCCTACGAGAAGCGCGTGGCGTTGGACGAGGTGGTGCAGATGCAGAGCGGCATCGCCTACATGACCGGGCCGGTGGGCCAACCCCTGCGGGCGGGCGTCTCGGTGGTGGATGTCCTGGCCGGCGCGTTCAGCGCGTTAGGGGTGTTGGCCGCATTGCGCGAGCGCGACCGCACCGGACGCGGGCAACTCGTGCGCGGCGGCCTGTTCGAGTCGGCGGCTTATCTTGTCGGTCAGCACATGGTGTATCAGCCCCTCCTCGGCGAGCCCATCCCGCCCATGCCGGGCAAGCCCCGCTCGTGGGCCATCTACCAACCCTTCGAGACGCGCGATGGCGACCTCGTCTTCGTCGGCGTCACCAGCGACAAGCACTGGCAGCGCTTCTGCGAAGTCTTCAACCGCCCCGACCTGCTGGCCGACGAATCGCTGGCTACCAACAACCAGCGTTATCACGCCTTCGAGCGCTTGACCGCCGATCTGACCGCCATGTTCAAGCAGATGAGCACATCCGAGGTGCTGGCTGGCTGTGAGCGCGCGGAGATCCCGTTCGCGCCGGTCGCACGCCCCGAAGATTTGCTCGAAGACCCGCATCTGCTGGCGGCCGGCGCATTGTGGCGCGTGCAGGTCGGCGAAGCGGTGAGCTGCAACCTGCCGGCGCTGCCGCTGGCTTTCAGCAGTGGCCGGCTGGAGCTGCGCCGGCAACCGCCCAGGGTCGGCGAACACAGCGCCGAGGTGCTGCGTGCGCTGGGATATACCGATGCCGAGATCGCGCAATTGAAACGCGCGGGCGTGATAGGCGGTTGTGAATGA
- a CDS encoding 3-isopropylmalate dehydratase small subunit yields MNVILGLAHVYDVDDVDTDRIIPGKYTKTLDVRELAGHVLEDLDPTFAGRVRPGDVLVFGNNFGCGSSREQAPAAIKAAGVACVVARSFARIFYRNAINIGLPLIELAEAHDIANGHMVRIALECGEVTNCATGRVFRAAPMPAVMVDILRAGGLVNYLKQHGDYVIREV; encoded by the coding sequence ATGAATGTGATACTCGGCTTGGCCCACGTCTATGACGTGGACGACGTAGACACCGACCGGATCATCCCCGGCAAATACACCAAGACGCTGGACGTGCGCGAACTGGCCGGACACGTCTTGGAAGACCTCGACCCGACGTTCGCCGGCCGCGTGCGCCCTGGCGATGTGCTGGTTTTCGGCAACAATTTCGGCTGCGGTTCCTCGCGCGAGCAGGCGCCGGCGGCGATCAAGGCCGCCGGCGTCGCCTGCGTCGTCGCCCGTTCGTTTGCGCGCATCTTCTATCGCAACGCCATCAACATCGGCCTGCCGCTGATTGAGCTGGCCGAGGCGCATGACATCGCCAATGGCCACATGGTGCGCATCGCGCTGGAATGCGGCGAAGTGACCAACTGCGCGACCGGCCGCGTCTTCCGCGCCGCGCCCATGCCGGCGGTGATGGTGGACATCCTGCGCGCCGGCGGGCTGGTCAACTACCTCAAGCAGCATGGGGACTACGTGATCCGTGAAGTGTGA
- a CDS encoding hypothetical protein (possible pseudo, frameshifted): protein MALPHSPDNVVPIARVKGVKINAGFIGSCTNARLDDLQQAAAVLGGRKLAPGVRLLIAPASRAVFNAALRDGTIAALSEAGATFIGAGCGPCVGTHEGVPGNGEVVISSTNRNFQGRMGNPRAQIYLASPAVVAASVLAGEICEPADVVPDASNGLPLMSETPTAPAPTDAMPTL, encoded by the coding sequence GTGGCGCTGCCGCACTCGCCCGACAACGTCGTGCCGATTGCGCGGGTTAAGGGCGTCAAGATCAACGCCGGCTTCATCGGCAGTTGCACCAACGCGCGCCTGGACGATCTCCAACAGGCCGCGGCTGTGCTGGGCGGCCGCAAGCTGGCGCCGGGCGTGCGTTTGCTAATTGCGCCGGCGTCGCGCGCGGTCTTCAATGCGGCGCTGCGCGATGGCACAATCGCTGCGCTGAGCGAGGCCGGCGCGACGTTCATCGGCGCCGGCTGCGGCCCGTGCGTCGGCACCCACGAGGGCGTGCCGGGCAACGGCGAGGTGGTCATCTCCTCGACCAACCGCAACTTTCAGGGGCGCATGGGCAACCCGCGCGCGCAGATTTATCTCGCCTCGCCGGCTGTAGTGGCCGCCAGCGTGCTGGCCGGCGAAATCTGCGAACCCGCCGATGTCGTTCCCGACGCCTCAAACGGTCTCCCGCTGATGTCAGAGACGCCGACGGCTCCGGCGCCGACTGACGCAATGCCGACCCTATGA
- a CDS encoding hypothetical protein (possible pseudo, frameshifted), with the protein MTQQTIAEKILSRAARKRVRAGEIAIVHVDGAMATDATAPLAIQAFHEMGGRRVWDARRVAFVLDHAAPAPNERIANLHAMMRQFARDQGCHCYDVGEGICHQLMVERGHVRPGDLFLGADSHTPTCGALNAFGAGVGSTDLAGILLTGKTWLRVPHSIRIELVGAWPLGVTAKDLALFLVGRVGLEGANYHCVEFTGEAIEPLRLSQRMTLANMTSEMGAKAGIVRAGGLALAVRLRAGQRRPRRGLRARAALRCVAPDAARGAAALARQRRADCAG; encoded by the coding sequence ATGACCCAACAAACGATTGCCGAGAAGATCCTTTCGCGCGCGGCGCGGAAGCGCGTGCGCGCCGGCGAGATCGCCATTGTGCATGTGGACGGCGCGATGGCGACCGATGCGACCGCCCCGCTGGCCATTCAGGCTTTCCATGAGATGGGCGGGCGGCGCGTGTGGGACGCGCGTCGTGTGGCGTTCGTCCTCGACCATGCTGCGCCCGCGCCCAATGAGCGCATCGCCAATCTGCACGCGATGATGCGTCAATTCGCGCGCGACCAAGGTTGCCATTGCTACGATGTCGGCGAGGGCATTTGCCATCAGCTCATGGTCGAGCGCGGCCATGTGCGACCTGGCGACCTGTTCCTCGGCGCAGACTCGCACACGCCGACCTGCGGCGCGCTCAATGCATTCGGCGCCGGCGTCGGCTCCACCGATCTGGCGGGCATCTTGCTCACCGGCAAGACCTGGCTCCGGGTGCCTCACAGCATCCGCATCGAGCTGGTCGGCGCATGGCCGCTCGGCGTGACCGCCAAAGACCTGGCGCTCTTCCTGGTCGGGCGCGTCGGCCTGGAGGGCGCGAACTACCACTGCGTCGAGTTCACCGGCGAGGCGATTGAGCCGCTGCGCTTGAGCCAGCGCATGACGCTGGCGAACATGACCAGCGAGATGGGCGCCAAGGCCGGCATCGTCCGTGCCGGCGGGCTTGCGCTTGCCGTACGACTTCGCGCCGGTCAACGCCGACCCCGGCGCGGCCTACGCGCGCGCGCTGCGCTTCGATGTGTCGCGCCTGACGCCGCACGTGGCGCTGCCGCACTCGCCCGACAACGTCGTGCCGATTGCGCGGGTTAA
- a CDS encoding hydroxymethylglutaryl-CoA lyase encodes MNVPTRVTVVEVGPRDGFQMEREFIPTDLKVEIIDLLSSSGLPAIEATSFVNPKVIPQMADSDAVMQRIRRRPGVRYCALILNVKGAQRAVAAGVDAVRFVVCASETYNQKNMNMSVAQSLAALREVVAMCAPIGIHVEPAVSVAFGCPFEGEVPEARVIALAEAYATLGLRDICIADTVGLANPRTVRRLLGELRARLPDCAFALHLHDTRGLGLANVLAAMDIGVTTFESSLGGLGGCPTTQVATGNISTEDLVNLCDEMGIETGVDVEIVREASRRMQEFLGRPLPSHVPAAGTRRMLFSCSSV; translated from the coding sequence ATGAACGTCCCAACGCGCGTCACCGTAGTGGAAGTCGGCCCCCGCGACGGGTTTCAGATGGAGCGGGAGTTCATCCCGACCGACCTCAAAGTTGAGATCATTGATTTGCTCTCGTCATCCGGTTTGCCGGCTATCGAAGCCACGTCCTTCGTCAATCCCAAAGTCATTCCGCAGATGGCCGACAGCGACGCCGTGATGCAGCGCATCCGGCGGCGCCCCGGCGTGCGCTACTGCGCGCTGATCCTAAACGTGAAGGGCGCGCAGCGCGCGGTCGCTGCCGGTGTGGATGCGGTGCGCTTCGTGGTTTGTGCCAGCGAGACCTACAACCAAAAGAACATGAACATGAGCGTGGCCCAATCCCTGGCTGCGCTGCGCGAAGTGGTTGCGATGTGCGCGCCGATCGGCATCCACGTCGAGCCGGCCGTCTCCGTGGCGTTCGGCTGCCCCTTTGAGGGCGAAGTGCCAGAAGCGCGCGTCATCGCCCTGGCCGAGGCGTATGCAACCTTGGGCCTGCGCGACATTTGTATTGCCGACACGGTGGGCTTGGCCAATCCGCGCACCGTCCGCCGACTGCTGGGCGAGCTGCGCGCGCGTCTGCCGGATTGCGCCTTTGCATTACATCTGCACGATACGCGCGGCCTGGGGTTGGCCAACGTGCTGGCGGCGATGGACATCGGTGTGACCACCTTTGAGTCGTCGCTCGGCGGATTAGGGGGGTGCCCGACGACTCAGGTGGCCACTGGCAACATCAGCACCGAGGACTTGGTGAACCTGTGCGACGAGATGGGCATCGAGACCGGCGTGGATGTTGAGATCGTCCGCGAGGCCTCGCGTCGTATGCAGGAGTTCCTTGGCCGGCCGCTGCCCAGCCATGTCCCGGCTGCCGGCACGCGCCGCATGTTGTTCAGTTGTTCATCGGTGTAA
- the vdh gene encoding salicylaldehyde dehydrogenase codes for MSRYGLFIGGCEVAARTGEAFPSVAPESGDVLGYAARAGLDDVNAAVEAARAAFAAWAGLPPGERERILLRCADAVEMAAPRWLDLVIDEGGSTITKARYEVQYSVALLRAAAGEARRLYGDTFPNDRPHRLSLVVREPLGVVAVISPFNAPLALLVKMIAFPLAAGNTVVAKPSEETPLVAIELARVLHEAGLPAGVFNVITGYGEECGAPLVKHPAVRGVAFTGSTAVGARIAALAAPHMKRLQLELGGKNPLVVLRDVDVTQAAEVAAVGAFYHAGQICMSSARVIVEQPIARSFAEALARKAEKLHLGDLRDARTAYGPLIHARAVQKVHAHVQDALARGATLLCGGSIHHGNTYRPTVLFEPPRLGPAWCEETFGPVVSVVGAADLDEAIALANDSAYGLSAGVLTNDLQRGLTAARRIRAGSVHVGTHSFWSDALAPIGGYGMSGIGRSGGKYSVEHFTELKWMSIELGETPRPF; via the coding sequence ATGAGTCGCTACGGGCTGTTCATCGGCGGCTGCGAAGTCGCCGCAAGGACGGGCGAGGCATTCCCCAGCGTCGCGCCGGAGAGCGGCGACGTGCTGGGCTATGCCGCCCGCGCCGGCTTGGACGATGTGAACGCGGCGGTTGAGGCCGCGCGCGCGGCGTTCGCAGCTTGGGCCGGGTTGCCTCCCGGCGAGCGCGAGCGCATCCTGCTGCGCTGCGCCGATGCCGTCGAGATGGCTGCGCCGCGCTGGCTCGACCTGGTGATTGATGAGGGCGGCTCGACGATCACCAAGGCGCGTTACGAAGTGCAATACAGCGTGGCTTTGCTGCGCGCCGCCGCCGGCGAAGCGCGCCGCCTCTACGGCGACACCTTCCCCAACGATCGCCCGCATCGTCTGTCGTTGGTGGTGCGCGAACCGCTGGGCGTCGTGGCCGTCATCTCCCCGTTCAACGCGCCGTTGGCGCTGCTGGTGAAGATGATCGCCTTCCCGCTGGCCGCCGGCAACACGGTCGTCGCCAAGCCCAGCGAGGAGACGCCGCTGGTGGCGATCGAGCTGGCGCGCGTGTTGCACGAGGCCGGCCTGCCGGCGGGTGTCTTCAACGTGATCACCGGCTATGGCGAAGAATGCGGCGCGCCGTTGGTGAAACACCCCGCCGTGCGCGGCGTTGCCTTCACCGGCTCCACCGCCGTCGGCGCGCGCATCGCCGCGCTGGCGGCGCCGCATATGAAGCGCCTGCAGCTCGAACTGGGCGGCAAAAATCCCCTGGTGGTGCTGCGCGATGTGGATGTGACGCAGGCTGCTGAGGTCGCCGCCGTGGGCGCGTTCTATCACGCCGGCCAGATTTGTATGAGCAGCGCGCGCGTGATCGTCGAGCAACCCATCGCCCGGTCGTTCGCCGAGGCATTGGCGCGCAAGGCCGAAAAGTTGCACTTGGGCGACCTGCGCGACGCGCGCACGGCCTACGGCCCGCTGATCCATGCGCGCGCTGTTCAAAAGGTGCATGCGCACGTGCAAGACGCCCTGGCGCGCGGCGCGACGCTGCTGTGTGGCGGGAGCATCCATCACGGCAACACCTACCGTCCGACTGTGCTCTTCGAGCCGCCCCGCCTTGGCCCGGCCTGGTGCGAGGAGACGTTTGGGCCGGTGGTGAGCGTCGTCGGCGCTGCCGATCTGGACGAGGCGATCGCCCTCGCCAACGACAGCGCATACGGCTTGAGCGCCGGCGTGCTCACGAACGACCTGCAGCGCGGCCTCACGGCAGCGCGGCGCATTCGCGCCGGTTCGGTTCACGTCGGCACGCACTCGTTTTGGAGCGATGCGCTCGCGCCGATTGGCGGCTACGGCATGAGCGGCATTGGGCGCAGCGGCGGCAAATACTCCGTCGAGCATTTCACCGAGCTGAAATGGATGAGCATCGAGCTGGGCGAGACGCCCCGACCGTTTTAA